Proteins encoded together in one Catellatospora citrea window:
- a CDS encoding ROK family transcriptional regulator, with amino-acid sequence MARRESAAAGPGSRALIVDLIRSAGPISRAELVTATGLTQPTISIIVRRLIDDGVVRETGATVSTGGKPRILLVINSHAAYGVGIHVAADAFTCVVTDTRGGTVGRQLVARPAGEKPDAAVDRLAALYRDVTAGLGLLPQSVAGLAVVGPGPVDVAQGRFLALPGLEDWAGIDLGAALAEQLGVPVLIDSDAAAATVGEFWGRQVSRERTFGCLYMNSAIGSGVVLDGALHRGAGSNAGKIGHVAVVRDGRPCHCGNRGCLEEYAAPRVLAEQARSTPGLAARLDIRPVDPAARAFDILARAAIYGDVQAHALLDASARLLAEGAVTLANLWDLDTLVLAGPGFAVAGSIYVTQIRHHLAERAYSRQIHAVQVDLSSNPRDAAAIGGAALVLQGAVAPGHGPKVAAPE; translated from the coding sequence GTGGCGCGCAGGGAGTCCGCGGCCGCGGGGCCCGGCAGCCGGGCGCTCATCGTCGACCTCATCCGCTCCGCCGGGCCGATCAGCCGGGCCGAGCTCGTCACGGCCACCGGCCTGACCCAGCCGACGATCTCCATCATCGTCCGCCGCCTCATCGACGACGGCGTCGTGCGCGAGACCGGGGCCACCGTGTCCACCGGCGGCAAGCCGCGGATCCTGCTGGTCATCAACTCCCACGCCGCGTACGGCGTCGGCATCCACGTCGCAGCGGACGCGTTCACCTGCGTGGTGACCGACACCCGCGGCGGCACGGTCGGCCGCCAGCTCGTGGCCCGGCCCGCGGGTGAGAAACCTGACGCCGCCGTCGACCGCCTGGCCGCGCTCTACCGCGACGTCACCGCGGGCCTCGGCCTGCTCCCGCAGAGCGTGGCCGGCCTGGCCGTCGTCGGCCCGGGACCCGTCGACGTCGCCCAGGGCAGGTTCCTCGCGCTGCCGGGCCTGGAGGACTGGGCCGGGATCGACCTCGGCGCGGCGCTGGCCGAGCAGCTCGGCGTGCCCGTGCTCATCGACAGCGACGCCGCCGCGGCGACGGTCGGCGAGTTCTGGGGGCGGCAGGTCTCGCGCGAGCGGACCTTCGGCTGCCTGTACATGAACTCCGCGATCGGCTCGGGTGTCGTGCTCGACGGCGCGCTGCACCGCGGGGCCGGCTCCAACGCCGGCAAGATCGGCCACGTGGCGGTGGTCCGCGACGGCAGGCCGTGCCACTGCGGCAACCGCGGCTGCCTGGAGGAGTACGCCGCGCCCCGGGTGCTGGCCGAACAGGCGCGGTCCACGCCGGGGCTGGCCGCGCGGCTCGACATCCGACCCGTGGACCCCGCCGCGCGGGCGTTCGACATCCTGGCCCGCGCCGCGATCTACGGCGACGTCCAGGCACACGCCCTGCTCGACGCCTCGGCCCGGCTGCTGGCCGAGGGCGCGGTGACCCTGGCCAACCTGTGGGACCTCGACACGCTCGTGCTCGCCGGACCCGGGTTCGCCGTCGCCGGGTCGATCTACGTCACGCAGATCCGCCACCACCTCGCCGAGCGGGCCTACTCCCGGCAGATCCACGCCGTGCAGGTCGACCTGTCGAGCAACCCGCGCGACGCCGCGGCGATCGGCGGCGCGGCCCTGGTGCTGCAGGGCGCGGTCGCGCCTGGCCACGGTCCCAAGGTCGCCGCGCCCGAGTAG